From a region of the Acanthochromis polyacanthus isolate Apoly-LR-REF ecotype Palm Island chromosome 3, KAUST_Apoly_ChrSc, whole genome shotgun sequence genome:
- the LOC110964561 gene encoding transmembrane protein 106B-like isoform X2, translated as MGKSFSHLTKQSGHDEAQDNLTSPLEDNQSENVKGGDVSQFPYVEFTGRDSVTCPTCQGTGRIPRGQENQLVALIPYSDQRLRPRRTKLYVTASVVVCLLLSSLAVFFLFPRSIDVSYVGVKSVFVSYDQEKRSVYLNITNTLNITNNNYYSVKVANITAQVQFAKTVIGKSRISNITAISPLDMKQIDYMVPTIIADEMSYMYDYCTLQTIKVHNIVIMMQVTVTTAYFGHVEQVSQEMYQYVDCGGNTTSIRSMSQPFGIPQLAV; from the exons ATGGGGAAGTCTTTTTCCCACCTCACGAAGCAGTCAGGCCATGATGAAGCTCAAGACAACCTGACATCTCCTCTGGAGGACAACCAGTCTGAGAATGTCAAGGGTGGTGATGTCTCTCAGTTTCCTTATGTGGAGTTCACGGGGCGGGACAGTGTGACATGTCCTACATGTCAGGGCACTGGGAGAATCCCCAGAG GACAGGAAAATCAACTCGTGGCATTGATTCCCTACAGTGACCAAAGACTGCGACCCAGAAGAAC AAAGTTGTATGTCACAGCATCAGTGGTGGTTTGCCTGTTACTGTCCAGTCTGGCTGTGTTCTTCCTCTTCCCTCGCTCCATTGATGTGTCCTATGTTGGGGTGAAATCCGTTTTCGTCAGCTATGACCAGGAAAAGCGCAGCGTGTATCTCAACATCACG AACACTCTCAACATCACCAACAACAACTACTACTCGGTGAAGGTTGCCAACATCACAGCTCAGGTACAGTTTGCCAAGACGGTGATTGGTAAATCTCGCATCAGTAACATCACTGCCATCAGTCCTCTGGACATGAAACAG ATTGATTATATGGTCCCTACCATCATCGCAGATGAGATGAGCTACATGTA CGATTACTGCACTCTGCAAACCATCAAGGTCCACAACATTGTCATCATGATGCA AGTGACTGTCACCACGGCATACTTTGGTCATGTGGAGCAGGTGTCTCAGGAGATGTACCAGTACGTGGACTGTGGAGGAAACACTACATCCATTAGAAGCATGAGCCAGCCGTTCGGCATCCCGCAGCTTGCTGTGTAA
- the LOC110964561 gene encoding transmembrane protein 106B-like isoform X1, with the protein MDCRVKAKGPTSAQHLWELLQDCWKTISGLTMGKSFSHLTKQSGHDEAQDNLTSPLEDNQSENVKGGDVSQFPYVEFTGRDSVTCPTCQGTGRIPRGQENQLVALIPYSDQRLRPRRTKLYVTASVVVCLLLSSLAVFFLFPRSIDVSYVGVKSVFVSYDQEKRSVYLNITNTLNITNNNYYSVKVANITAQVQFAKTVIGKSRISNITAISPLDMKQIDYMVPTIIADEMSYMYDYCTLQTIKVHNIVIMMQVTVTTAYFGHVEQVSQEMYQYVDCGGNTTSIRSMSQPFGIPQLAV; encoded by the exons atggactgcagagtgaaggcaaaagggccaacaagtgctcagcatctctgggaactccttcaagactgttggaaaaccatttcag GTCTGACTATGGGGAAGTCTTTTTCCCACCTCACGAAGCAGTCAGGCCATGATGAAGCTCAAGACAACCTGACATCTCCTCTGGAGGACAACCAGTCTGAGAATGTCAAGGGTGGTGATGTCTCTCAGTTTCCTTATGTGGAGTTCACGGGGCGGGACAGTGTGACATGTCCTACATGTCAGGGCACTGGGAGAATCCCCAGAG GACAGGAAAATCAACTCGTGGCATTGATTCCCTACAGTGACCAAAGACTGCGACCCAGAAGAAC AAAGTTGTATGTCACAGCATCAGTGGTGGTTTGCCTGTTACTGTCCAGTCTGGCTGTGTTCTTCCTCTTCCCTCGCTCCATTGATGTGTCCTATGTTGGGGTGAAATCCGTTTTCGTCAGCTATGACCAGGAAAAGCGCAGCGTGTATCTCAACATCACG AACACTCTCAACATCACCAACAACAACTACTACTCGGTGAAGGTTGCCAACATCACAGCTCAGGTACAGTTTGCCAAGACGGTGATTGGTAAATCTCGCATCAGTAACATCACTGCCATCAGTCCTCTGGACATGAAACAG ATTGATTATATGGTCCCTACCATCATCGCAGATGAGATGAGCTACATGTA CGATTACTGCACTCTGCAAACCATCAAGGTCCACAACATTGTCATCATGATGCA AGTGACTGTCACCACGGCATACTTTGGTCATGTGGAGCAGGTGTCTCAGGAGATGTACCAGTACGTGGACTGTGGAGGAAACACTACATCCATTAGAAGCATGAGCCAGCCGTTCGGCATCCCGCAGCTTGCTGTGTAA